The following coding sequences are from one Eucalyptus grandis isolate ANBG69807.140 chromosome 11, ASM1654582v1, whole genome shotgun sequence window:
- the LOC120289859 gene encoding uncharacterized protein LOC120289859: protein MARSLGNKRPLRLLTRFLDSPSSHRYLPTSSSSSSARSLQTLAYEEVPPPPSGDGPAAPTAFVLHGLLGSGRNWRSFSRSLASTLSAASPSLRLEDGSGGFEEPREIDRAGGFGPPHDMFSPPGSGRSGEVSRLARTP, encoded by the exons ATGGCCAGAAGTCTCGGAAACAAACGGCCCCTCCGCCTCCTGACTCGGTTCCTCGACTCACCGAGTAGCCACCGTTACCTGCCGaccagctcctcctcctcctccgcccggTCCCTGCAAACCCTAGCTTACGAAGAGGTACCCCCTCCTCCCTCCGGCGACGGTCCCGCCGCCCCGACGGCATTCGTGCTCCACGGCCTCCTGGGCTCCGGCAGGAACTGGAGGTCTTTCTCTCGCTCCTTGGCCTCCACTCtctccgccgcctccccctccctccg ATTGGAGGATGGTTCTGGTGGATTTGAGGAACCACGGGAGATCGACCGAGCTGGGGGCTTCGGCCCGCCTCACGACATGTTCAGCCCGCCAGGATCTGGCCGATCTGGTGAAGTCTCGAGGCTGGCCCGGACGCCGTGA
- the LOC104427738 gene encoding LOW QUALITY PROTEIN: uncharacterized protein LOC104427738 (The sequence of the model RefSeq protein was modified relative to this genomic sequence to represent the inferred CDS: deleted 1 base in 1 codon) yields the protein MATNEVNLPLALIPSVMLLLFLFPDAEQLGVLDSVPGEVKPDNSDGEVEKVLETLQSLPSTIPSRKWLVNHVLELGFSKSLAEWIGSNLKKSGDHETWAFNLEGAIQMFDSYRETSYWSLLEEIKKATEIAIVRAEKSDRWDPDVIKRLERLPSLGRDRSRGKVSVHVLPNSGHWVHVDNPKGLLEIVAPKFMSI from the exons ATGGCCACAAATGAGGTGAATCTTCCCCTGGCTCTTATTCCTTCAGTCATGCTGTTG TTATTTCTATTTCCTGATGCAGAGCAGCTGGGGGTGCTAGATTCTGTCCCAGGAGAAGTAAAGCCGGATAATAGCGACGGAGAAGTAGAAAAAGTTTTGGAAACATTGCAGAGTTTACCTTCAACAATCCCATCAAGAAA GTGGCTGGTGAACCACGTGCTAGAACTCGGTTTCTCAAAGTCCTTAGCAGAGTGGATAGGCAGCAACCTCAAGAAATCTGGAGATCATGAAACGTGGGCTTTTAATCTGGAGGGTGCCATTCAGATGTTCGATTCATACAGGGAGACATCCTACTGGTCTTTGTTGGAGGAAATCAAAAAAGCCACGGAAATAGCAATTGTACGTGCAGAGAAGAGCGATCGATGGGACCCGGACGTGATA AAACGGCTCGAAAGACTTCCTAGTTTGGGAAGGGACCGATCGAGAGGGAAGGTTTCGGTTCATGTTCTTCCTAATTCTGGCCACTGGGTTCATGTGGACAATCCGAAGGGACTTCTCGAGATTGTGGCTCCAAAGTTCATGTCCATCTAG
- the LOC104427736 gene encoding LOW QUALITY PROTEIN: kinesin-like protein KIN-5C (The sequence of the model RefSeq protein was modified relative to this genomic sequence to represent the inferred CDS: inserted 1 base in 1 codon; deleted 2 bases in 1 codon; substituted 2 bases at 2 genomic stop codons) — MSGRHEKEKGVNVQVLLRCRPFSDDELRNNAPQVVTCNEYQREVAVSQSIAGKHIDRVFTFDKVFGPSAQQRDLYDQAVIPIVNEVLEGFNCTIFAYGQTGTGKTYTMEGECKRAKSGPNGELPPEAGVIPRAVKQIFDTLESQNAEYSVKVTFIELYNEEITDLLAPEELSRVACDDKQKKQLPLMEDGKGGVLVRGIEEEIVTSATEIFTLLERGSSKRRTAETLLNKQSSRSHSLFSITIHIKEATPEGEELIKCGKLNLVDLAGSENISRSGAREGRAREAGEINKSLLTLGRVINALVEHLGHIPYRDSKLTRLLRDSLGGRTKTCIIATVSPAVHCLEETLSTLDYAHRAKNIKNKPEVNQKMMKSTLIKDLYGEIDRLKAEVYAAREXNGVYIPKERYYQEESERKAMADQIEQMGVTIENHQKVSNFLIIVXLLILCDVILIHHLLXQQFEELQEKHDSQVQQCLELSSKLNATEKDLDHTSKVLANTKEELKKCQYSIKERDFIISEQRKAENALAHQACVLRADLRNLYKKNASGHELVDREDKLNADNKSVVNNFLTELARQVASLRTVVDGSLSQQNEHLDRVEKFCHSFEQAHERAVLNMKNKVTASRAMYISHIEALQNVVRLHKASCNAGLDNILSLASSSVQSTEEVCSEKQKALFDDLQSTLSTHAGEMAHFTRNCGRCRFNVSIEHTKDISEYTSGFLGNLVEESKNLEGHAKHIEEIQMKSIAEFQKAYEVQSKSEEEKLLADMTNLVCNHLRRQKEMVDTRLVSLRETAAQNKTFLDGHVSSLEGITTDAKRKWQEFSSQAENDAKDTADYSAAKHCRMELLYSNSVSTAESASKHWDGTREAICEMGNNHVSLMSSLIRDVSDSNEQHDVEIGVARDTAQQDVVKCSEDFIKHVDGVSEQERESISGILETVQAHIQLLESFHEDHSSKAKCQEKAEETFQHRYMDYEPSGTTPIKCDPEVPTKGTIESLRAMPMESLVEEFRENNSYESFDGKDLKPSLIPRSPLTQIN; from the exons ATGTCCGGCCGCCACGAGAAGGAGAAGGGCGTCAACGTCCAGGTCCTCCTCCGCTGCAG GCCCTTCAGCGATGATGAGTTGCGGAACAACGCGCCCCAGGTGGTGACTTGCAATGAGTACCAGAGAGAGGTCGCCGTCTCGCAGAGCATCGCGGGCAAGCACATCGATCGGGTCTTCACCTTTGACAAG GTTTTTGGTCCATCTGCACAGCAGAGAGATCTTTATGACCAAGCAGTAATTCCAATTGTAAATGAAGTTCTTGAAGGCTTCAACTGTACCATTTTTGCATATGGCCAAACGGGTACTGGAAAAACATACACAATGGAGGGTGAATGCAAGAGAGCGAAG AGTGGACCCAATGGAGAATTACCTCCAGAAGCAGGAGTCATACCTAGAGCAGTGAAGCAAATTTTTGATACTCTGGAGAGCCAAAATGCTGAATACAGTGTGAAGGTGACATTTATAGAGTTGTACAATGAAGAAATAACTGATCTTCTAGCACCTGAGGAACTTTCCAGAGTCGCTTGTGATGATAAGCAGAAAAAGCAGCTGCCCTTGATGGAGGATGGAAAAGGGGGTGTTCTTGTTAGAGGTATAGAGGAGGAAATTGTGACAAGTGCTACCGAGATCTTTACTTTGCTTGAAAGGGGATCCTCAAAGCGTCGTACTGCTGAAACACTGCTAAATAAACAATCaag TCGGTCACACTCTTTGTTTTCCATCACAATACACATCAAAGAAGCAACACCAGAAGGAGAAGAGCTTATTAAATGTGGCAAACTGAACTTGGTTGATCTGGCTGGATCTGAAAACATATCCCGTTCTGGTGCTAGGGAG GGTCGTGCGAGAGAAGCTGGAGAAATTAACAAAAGTTTGCTTACGTTGGGAAGAGTCATTAATGCTCTTGTGGAGCATCTTGGTCATATTCCATATAG GGATAGCAAACTCACTAGGTTACTTCGGGATTCTCTTGGAGGAAGAACTAAGACCTGTATTATTGCAACAGTTTCACCCGCAGTCCACTGTTTGGAGGAGACCTTGAGTACCCTAGATTATGCGCACAGGGCAAAGAACATTAAAAATAAGCCTGAG GTAAACCAAAAGATGATGAAATCCACTCTTATTAAGGATCTCTATGGTGAAATTGATCGACTCAAGGCTG AGGTTTATGCTGCACGAG AAAATGGTGTTTATATTCCTAAGGAGAGGTATTATCAGGAGGAGAGTGAAAgaaag GCTATGGCTGACCAGATCGAACAAATGGGGGTTACTATAGAGAACCATCAAAAGGTTAGTAATTTCTTGATAATAGTTTGACTTCTCATCTTGTGTGATGTTATCCTTATTCACCATCTATTGTGACAGCAATTTGAGGAATTGCAAGAGAAACATGATTCTCAGGTTCAACAATGTCTTGAATTGAGTAGCAAGCTCAATGCAACTGAG AAAGATTTGGACCATACAAGTAAAGTGCTGGCTAACACCAAAGAGGAGCTTAAGAAATGTCAGTATTCTATAAAAGAGAGGGATTTCATAATTTCAGAACAAAGAAAAGCAG AAAATGCTCTGGCCCATCAAGCATGTGTTTTGAGAGCTGATTTGAGAAATCTCTACAAGAAAA ATGCTTCTGGACATGAACTTGTAGATAGAGAAGATAAACTCAATGCGGATAACAAATCTGTTGTAAACAACTTTCTAACTGAATTGGCGAGACAAGTTGCTTCACTTCGCACCGTGGTGGATGGATCACTTTCTCAGCAAAATGAGCACCTTGATCGTGTGGAGAAATTCTGCCATTCATTTGAACAGGCACATGAAAGG GCGGTTTTGAATATGAAGAATAAAGTTACGGCTTCAAGGGCCATGTACATCTCTCACATTGAGGCGCTACAAAATGTTGTACGTTTACACAAGGCTAGCTGTAATGCAGGATTGGACAATATCTTATCCTTGGCTTCTTCCAGTGTGCAATCTACAGAAGAGGTTTGCAGTGAA AAGCAAAAAGCTCTATTTGATGATCTCCAAAGCACTCTCTCAACACATGCAGGAGAAATGGCACACTTTACCAGGAACTGCGGCAGGTGT AGATTTAATGTCAGCATCGAGCACACCAAGGACATTTCTGAGTACACTAGTGGATTTCTTGGGAATCTTGTTGAAGAGTCTAAAAACCTTGAGGGCCATGCAAAACATATTGAGGAAATTCAAATGAAAAGTATTGCTGAGTTTCAGAAGGCTTATGAA GTACAGTCAAAATCTGAAGAAGAAAAGCTTCTAGCAGATATGACAAATCTAGTTTGTAATCACTTGCGTCGTCAGAAAGAAATG GTGGATACAAGGCTTGTTAGCCTGAGGGAAACTGCTGCTCAGAACAAGACATTTTTGGATGGGCATGTTTCTTCACTGGAGGGTATTACTACAGATGCCAAAAGAAAGTGGCAGGAATTTTCTTCTCAAGCAGAAAATGATGCTAAGGATACTGCTGATTATTCTGCTGCCAAACATTGCCGTATGGAGTTACTTTACAGCAA TAGTGTAAGCACTGCAGAATCAGCTTCCAAACATTGGGATGGCACACGTGAGGCCATTTGCGAGATGGGTAATAATCATGTTTCCTTGATGAGTTCACTCATAAG GGATGTTTCTGATAGTAACGAGCAACATGATGTAGAGATAGGTGTTGCGAGGGATACAGCTCAGCAAGATGTGGTCAAGTGTAGTGAAGATTTCATTAAGCATGTTGATG GAGTGTCAGAGCAGGAGCGAGAATCTATATCAGGTATTCTAGAAACAGTCCAGGCACACATACAGTTGTTGGAAAGTTTCCATGAGGACCACTCTAGCAAAGCT AAGTGTCAGGAGAAGGCAGAAGAAACTTTTCAACATCGCTATATG GACTATGAGCCAAGTGGGACAACGCCAATTAAATGTGATCCAGAAGTTCCGACAAAAGGAACTATTGAGTCTCTTCGGGCCATGCCGATGGAATCTCTTGTTGAGGAGTTTCGTGAAAACAATTCATATGAATCATTTGATGGGAAAGACTTGAAGCCATCTCTAATACCACGCTCACCCTTGACACAGATCAATTGA